A single genomic interval of Oryzias latipes chromosome 3, ASM223467v1 harbors:
- the LOC105357329 gene encoding uncharacterized protein LOC105357329 isoform X1 gives MDNTENKLAGLVQKYPHLYDSSQRDYKDIAKTHISWLEIADRMGMSEAEVKTKWKNIRDKFCKAKRRVVLKNMSRISEPGVNILKETRLPWIYMQLPWLDEYVRLKSVDELKEVVEKTDGLDHQWVKDKEEEHGALPIIWASDRTHDLEERCDKGQEKEDHHTPLPVINTSFSLTESSLSRPQDIRAKKQKTTEEEKTGADPISSYRDEDELFLLSLLPSLKRLTTKKRMEVRMKFQQVLYAAEFDD, from the exons ATGGATAATACGGAGAATAAGCTCGCGGGGTTGGTACAGAAATACCCACACCTGTACGACTCATCGCAGCGAGACTACAAAGATAtcgcaaaaacacacatttcgtGGCTAGAAATCGCCGACCGCATGGGAATGTCGGAAGCAGAAGTGAAGACGAAATGGAAAAACATACGCGACAAGTTCTGCAAAGCGAAGCGCCGCGTGGTGTTGAAGAACATGTCACGGATTTCCGAGCCTGGCGTGAACATCCTGAAAGAAACGCGTCTTCCATGGATTTATATGCAGCTGCCCTGGCTGGACGAATATGTCAGATTAAAATCAGTAGACGAGTTAAAGGAG GTAGTTGAAAAAACAGATGGGCTGGACCACCAGTGGGTAAAAGACAAAGAGGAGGAACATGGTGCCCTGCCCATCATCTGG GCATCTGACAGAACTCATGACCTGGAGGAACGGTGTGATAAAGGACAAGAGAAGGAAGACCACCACACACCGCTGCCTGTCATCAACACTAGTTTTTCCCTCACAGAGTCCTCTTTAAGCAGGCCTCAGGATATTAGAgccaaaaagcagaaaaccacagaagaagagaaaaccGGTGCAGATCCTATCAGCAGCTACAGAGATGAAGATGAACTCTTTCTGTTGAGCCTGCTGCCCTCACTTAAAAGACTAACCACTAAAAAAAGAATGGAGGTGCGCATGAAGTTCCAGCAGGTTCTGTATGCTGCAGAGTTTGACGACTAG
- the LOC105357329 gene encoding transcription factor Adf-1 isoform X2: MDNTENKLAGLVQKYPHLYDSSQRDYKDIAKTHISWLEIADRMGMSEAEVKTKWKNIRDKFCKAKRRVVLKNMSRISEPGVNILKETRLPWIYMQLPWLDEYVRLKSVDELKEASDRTHDLEERCDKGQEKEDHHTPLPVINTSFSLTESSLSRPQDIRAKKQKTTEEEKTGADPISSYRDEDELFLLSLLPSLKRLTTKKRMEVRMKFQQVLYAAEFDD; this comes from the exons ATGGATAATACGGAGAATAAGCTCGCGGGGTTGGTACAGAAATACCCACACCTGTACGACTCATCGCAGCGAGACTACAAAGATAtcgcaaaaacacacatttcgtGGCTAGAAATCGCCGACCGCATGGGAATGTCGGAAGCAGAAGTGAAGACGAAATGGAAAAACATACGCGACAAGTTCTGCAAAGCGAAGCGCCGCGTGGTGTTGAAGAACATGTCACGGATTTCCGAGCCTGGCGTGAACATCCTGAAAGAAACGCGTCTTCCATGGATTTATATGCAGCTGCCCTGGCTGGACGAATATGTCAGATTAAAATCAGTAGACGAGTTAAAGGAG GCATCTGACAGAACTCATGACCTGGAGGAACGGTGTGATAAAGGACAAGAGAAGGAAGACCACCACACACCGCTGCCTGTCATCAACACTAGTTTTTCCCTCACAGAGTCCTCTTTAAGCAGGCCTCAGGATATTAGAgccaaaaagcagaaaaccacagaagaagagaaaaccGGTGCAGATCCTATCAGCAGCTACAGAGATGAAGATGAACTCTTTCTGTTGAGCCTGCTGCCCTCACTTAAAAGACTAACCACTAAAAAAAGAATGGAGGTGCGCATGAAGTTCCAGCAGGTTCTGTATGCTGCAGAGTTTGACGACTAG